ATGTTGATCTGGTTTGCCGGAAACCTGTGCCTGACCCTCCCGCTGGTCGGCAATGCCGCGATCCGCGCCACCGGCGATACTTTTACTCCGGCGGTCATAATGGGTATCGCCGCCATAACGAACGTCATTCTTGACCCGATCCTGATCTTCGGCGGGTTCGGCGTCCCCGCGATGGGCATCAAGGGCGCGGCCATCGCCACCATTTTTGGCAACGCCGGAGCCATGCTCGTCGGCCTTTACGTCATGAAACGCAAGAAAAATCTGCTCCTGTCCCTTGATGACCTCCAACTGGACCGATTCAAGGATTCCATGCGCCGCCTGCT
The sequence above is drawn from the Alphaproteobacteria bacterium genome and encodes:
- a CDS encoding polysaccharide biosynthesis C-terminal domain-containing protein; this translates as MTFHDTIFRLQGASSESIALIRQFMLIWFAGNLCLTLPLVGNAAIRATGDTFTPAVIMGIAAITNVILDPILIFGGFGVPAMGIKGAAIATIFGNAGAMLVGLYVMKRKKNLLLSLDDLQLDRFKDSMRRLLVIALPVGIANSITPP